In Rhinopithecus roxellana isolate Shanxi Qingling chromosome 16, ASM756505v1, whole genome shotgun sequence, a single genomic region encodes these proteins:
- the TRAF1 gene encoding TNF receptor-associated factor 1 isoform X2, which translates to MKQWKTRMASGLESGPMALEQNLSDLQLQAAVEVARDLEVDCYRAPCSESQEELALQHFMKEKLLAELEGKLRVFENIVAVLNKEVEASHLALATSIHQSQLDRERILSLEQRVVELQQTLAQKDQALGKLEQSLRLMEEASFDGTFLWKITNVTRRCHESACGRTVSLFSPAFYTGKYGYKLCLRLYLNGDGTGKRTHLSLFIVIMRGEYDALLPWPFRNKVTFMLLDQNNREHAIDAFRPDLSSASFQRPQSETNVASGCPLFFPLNKLQSPKHAYVKDDTMFLKCIVETST; encoded by the exons ATGAAACAGTGGAAGACCCGAATGGCCTCTGGCCTGGAGTCTGGGCCCATGGCTCTAGAGCAGAACCTGTCAGACCTGCAGCTGCAGGCAGCCGTGGAAGTGGCGAGGGACCTGGAGGTCGATTGCTACCGGGCACCCTGCTCCGAGAGCCAGGAGGAGCTGGCCCTGCAGCACTTCATGAAGGAGAAGCTTCTGGCTGAGCTGGAAGGGAAGCTGCGTGTGTTTGAGAACATTGTTGCTGTCCTCAACAAGGAGGTGGAGGCCTCCCACCTGGCCCTGGCCACCTCCATCCACCAGAGCCAGCTGGACCGTGAGCGCATCCTGAGCTTGGAGCAGAGG GTGGTGGAGCTGCAGCAGACCCTAGCCCAGAAAGACCAGGCCCTGGGCAAGCTGGAGCAGAGCTTGCGCCTCATGGAGGAGGCCTCCTTCGATGGCACCTTCCTGTGGAAGATCACCAATGTTACCAGGCGGTGCCATGAGTCGGCCTGTGGCAGGACCGTCAGCCTCTTCTCCCCAG CCTTCTACACTGGCAAGTATGGCTACAAGTTATGCCTGCGGCTGTACCTGAATGGAGATGGCACTGGAAAGAGGACCCACCTGTCGCTTTTCATCGTGATCATGAGAGGGGAGTATGATGCGTTGCTGCCGTGGCCTTTCCGGAACAAG GTCACCTTCATGCTGCTGGACCAGAACAACCGTGAGCACGCCATTGATGCCTTCCGGCCTGACCTAAGCTCGGCGTCCTTCCAGAGGCCCCAGAGTGAAACCAACGTGGCCAGTGGCTGCCCACTCTTCTTCCCCCTCAACAAACTGCAGTCACCCAAGCATGCCTACGTGAAGGACGACACGATGTTCCTCAAGTGCATCGTGGAGACCAGCACTTAG